A window of Cyprinus carpio isolate SPL01 chromosome A6, ASM1834038v1, whole genome shotgun sequence genomic DNA:
TAAAGATATAGAAAAGATATGTGGGAATATAAGTTCACAATTTTAACTCTAGTTCAGGACACTCAACAGTAAGAAAGTTTAAGTAATAGCTACTCCTCTAATGTTGATTGCTATTATTtagtttaacaaaataaaatcagtaatttaCAAGTGACAggacaaaaaaattaacactgtttCTTCTAAACTAAAGTTACAGTCAGTCGTCTGTAACTCATGCACATTATTTAGAATCCATAAGAAATTACAGTCTCTCTTAAAAGAAaggttttatatactgtatgttgtgttCAGTTATTACCTGCTCAACACCTGAAGGAAGAGAAATAATATCATATCATCATTAATGTTTGGAAGgctactttttaaattaatattgtgcAAAGCAAGGGATACAAAAAAAGTCCTCAGTGAAAAAAAACGGCAAATGTACATGAAAGCTGCAGATACTGCATTTAGTGCATTTCTTCATCCAAAGAGGTTCGATTTGGGTCTTAAGAGGTTTGGAGACTCTTCTGTTGTATCTTTCTCAAATCTATCAAGGAGTGACGTGCTGTGAACTATCTGCGACCTCATGCGGATTTTATTGAGACTGGGTTTCATTTTAGTAAAGGAAGATTTCCTGCGGAGAGATTTCTGTTTAGTCAAGCCACTGCCGTCCTCTTCGCTGCTGTTATGGTATTGAGTTTTCAAAGGTCTGAAGTTGGACTGAATGACTCTTGACAATCTCCAGCGACTTGCGTCTCCAACATCCATGTTGTCTGCGTCAGACTCCACGCACGCGCCCACGATGTCCAGAATGTTTTGCGCAATATCACTCTTCAGATACTGACACGCCTTTCTCCCGTTGAAATCTCGCGCCTCCACATCGGCGTCAAACGCTCCGACTAGCAGTTTGACGACCTCGAGATGATCGTGCATTGCAGCTAAATGCAGAGGCGTGTAACCCGCGCTGGAACGCGCGTTGATGTTCACAGTGACGTGATGTTCTTTGGCAAAGTTGACGAGCATTACAATCAGCTCGTGTTTCCCGAGCTTTGCAGCCCAGTGCAGGCATGTGAATCCTGTCACAAAGTCTTTCCTGGTCAGGAGGCTGGGATCTCTGGCGAGCAGCCGGTGGAGGCTCTCCCAGTGTCCGTCAGACGCGCACATCATCCACTCGTGCTCCAGTGGCTCGAGCGTCACCGCGGCGGCCTCATAGTCGCTGTCGCCCCGCGGACAGTCTTTACATCTGCCCGAGAGATAAACGCTGCGACGAACCTGAGGTGAACTGCTGATCAAAGCCTCGACCAAATGTTTGCGGCTGTTATTTGGAGAGTCCGGCTGATCTTCTTCTGTCCATTTATTGCTCTGCCGAGTTCTCACACGCTGAGGTCTGTTTTCTTTTCCAGTCTCTTCCTTTGATTCGTCTTTCACTTcaccagtgtgtgtttcatttctCTGTAAACATGCCGAACTGCACACAGTCCCGTCTGAGTCTCGCACTGATATCTCGGGTCTTGGACCTTTCTCTGCCGCCTGTGGTTGACTTATTTTCATACTTAAAGCAGGTTTGTCCTCCGCCGTGCCGCTGCTTGAATTCCCCATGAGTTCAGAATCTGTCCTGCTGTTCACACCTTGTGGAAACGTGACAGAAATATCCGGCTGTGATTGTGCACCTCCCGCCTTACCAGTTTCGTAACCTGAGCCAGGTAACATCCCTTCTTTTCCTCCACTTTTGCCTTCTGAGGACACGTGGTTTCTGGTTTCCACGACATTTTCTCCACGGGATTTGAGATCATCGGCTGGACTATTTCCGTCACTCTTCTCGATTGAACCCGTTGATTTCCTAAATTTCTTTTTAAGGCAAACGTATTTCTCGCCATTTTCCTCTTTAACGTAAGCTACGCTGTCTACATAGCGTTTAAAAGCTTCCTTTGCCACTGGGTTTAATGCAGGATCTTTATGGATTGTCGCACGAAAATGATCCGTTAAATCCACGGTTTTCACGCGCCCTCCTCTCTcctttatgaaatataaaaccgCTTCTTTGTTGCATTCGGTCGCCATGGGATGTATTCGTTAAGCTTACTAAATACTGTCTCTGTAAATCAGTTATCACCGAATAAGTAACAGAAATCTACCCAGTTAATAGCGATGAAAACAGACAATGCTGTGGCTGTTGTTTTTCCACCGTTAATCTGCTTGATGCGCTTCCATCCCCCGCCCGCGTCTCTCCGGGACCTGCAGCGCTCGGTTTGTCCTGCAGGTGGAGCGCTGCGCTTCTCTGCTCAAGAGTGAAACGAACTGATTTACCAATGatacaataactgttttttttaatgcttcatgAAAGATGTCTTTATATGTCCAAAGTCTAGAAAGCCTTTTTCCAAGTGCTAATAGTTGGCTTGGCCTTTAAAGTGCTAATAGTTGGCTTGTCCCTTAAAAAATAGCAGTTTCCTCTGAAAATGTTTTCTAGTCAGTTTGGTAAATATTTACTGACTCAATTATTTAACAGTTCTTCTTAAAAactaagttaaataataatattttaaacgaTGATCGTGCAAACAGGCAAGCATTTATAGTTGCAAGAACACACAATGATGATCCCTGTAGTTTGTTCATGAAGATAAGCTAAAGTGTGATCCGAGCAAATATGCTGGCAAACACCTGTAATGAACATCTGTAATTATTCCAAGTGACTGATGAAAAGCTACAGAACAGTCTTTCTCAGCCCTTTTTCTGAACTTGGATTTTCTCTCACAGATCAATCTGGATGACAAACCATTAGTTTCAAAAGTGGGCAAGACACAAATCTTTCTGCTGTCGGTCACTGAGACCCTGCAGTTGTAGCTTGATTCCCAATCTGGCAACCACTCCATCGCCCAGCTGCTTGGACACCCTGAAAGTCTTTACAGCATTCTTcaaccttttaaaaacattaccaaACTATGGAACATGTTATCCGTTTCTGATGAAGagaagctagttcatgcattcaggacctcagactggatTACTGTAAAAACTATCAGGTGGTtttcctgcatcctcaataaacaagctacaggtagtccaaaatgcagctgctagagtacttaccaggtcaagaaaatatgatcatatcacCCCAATTTTATCATCTCTACTTTGGCTACCTGTTAAGTTCTATATcgataataaataatcattctaCATAAGCCCctaaatcaggggtgtcaaactcaattcctggagggcctgagttttgttccaaccctgctgcaacacacataccatgtagttttcaaataagcctgaaggacttgataagttggatcaggtgtgtttaattagggttgaaccCAAAATCAACAgagctccggccctccaggaattgagtttgacacccctgccctaAATGGTCTGGCTTCATTGCATTTAACTGATCTTCTATTGCACTACATTCCATCACAGTCCATAAGATCACAAAATTCTGGACTATTGAGAGTACCAAGGAtatcaaagtccactaaaggaggtaaagCTTTCTCTCATTTggctcctaaactctggaatagccttcctgatgatgttcggggctcagacacactccaTGATGAGTTCAAGGATTTTCTTTAATACCttatcactgattttttttttttctctcttaacaCAGTCACTACTGGATTCTTGATTTTGTGTTGATTGTGATCTATCTAAACTTAAGCTtaaaatgcttttggaaaatgcaGTCCAGACTGATACAGCATTTCGGTCAAACCCTCTACATGATGCCCATCAATAAATGCTTCAAATCACACCACATGTCAATAGGACTGAGGTCTATTGTTCCCATCTGTCTGCAGCATATGAATCTACTAATGCCCTTCCAAGGGAGTAAAAAAATAAACCGATGGATTACAACAGACAGAAGAGATAAGTTGttacatttacagtcacactCAACTGCtgcagatttaaaacaaaaattcctAGGGTCATTTTAGCACAAAATATAAAGTTACAAACAGGTTacatcatttaataatttattttaaagtaaaaagtttCTAGATTTATGATGTTACGGCAGAAATGCATCATCTAACCACACCTGAATAAAGCAGCAGTTTCTGCAGCAGAGACTGCAGTAATTATAGAAGAAACTTCAGGCCATAATAAACTTTTGAGAGGAGTTGATAATTTTAGGAAAAATGACCCGAAAATTGACCTGCTTCTAGTAACTCGTTTTATTGGTCACCTCTGCTTAGCAGTGATAAAGCACAGCATGAAGGCAACCTTAAATTCAAAGGACtttatataaagtgaaaaaatggCAGTTCACTCATTTCCATAATTGAAACAAATCATAATTCATGAATAAATTTGtccatgaaataaaaactaaaatgtaacaaaaaaaaaactgctgaaactaaacagaaatttacagtaaatttgaAAATAGTATTAACAAAGCAAATATACTTTCAATAATTTCTGATGATCCATCTTATAAAGCTACAGTAAAAACACCAGTTTAATGACCAAGATTTAGTGACCAGGTTTTAATTGAAACGTTGGTGCATCATTTCAATGTCACATCACAGCATGACCTGTAATGTTCACAATATTTACAAAACTGCTGTTAAGgacatcttaaaaaaaatctaattaaacaaTAAGAAATTATGGACTTTAACAAACTAAGCCTAACAGCCACATCAAAGCTAtcagaaacaaacataatcaAGTGCACAACATACTTTACAAAGTCGACTGCTGTAAAGTACATACTGGTGAGAAAATATATACTCAGATacgtattgaaaaaaaaatattgacatcaGAATGGTTTGTAATACCAGTCAGACACCAATCATAAAATAGCAAGcaaagagaataaaataaaaatgtccacacacacacacacacacacggaggaaatgaaagaaaaggaCTCAAGAATTGAAATGGGAAATGTTTTGGGCAACACTGACCACatgaacacaaaatgtttttgacCTTGAACAGTGAGACTTTGAACACAGAGCCGCAGCATTGCACTGACAACAGAGCCGACTTCACCAGCAGAGACGCACGAGCCGATCGAGTCGGTTCACGGGCTTGAACCATTTCTCCTCTGAAACGTCATTACAACAATATCTCCGCCGGTATAGTTCTAAGTTCCACTGAATGGAAATATTGCACTTAATTTTGTAGTGAGATTTCTGTAAAGATCAACAATAAGGAGAAAAAACTGCCAATATATGGTATTTAATCTGCCCTGCTTTAGTGTTTAAAACGGATGCAAACGGATGAGAGTATGTTTCACACAGCAATGTGCTGCAAATCCCACACATACTTATAGAGTTTACAGACAAAAATAATTCAATCAGCTCTTTATTTTAAGTTAGTGTTACTGGCAGATGTCCACGTGACACCATTTACTCCAGTGATTCTGAGCCCAatgctgacctctgacctgttcCAACTCCCAGTTTATGACCCCTAAACCACTCGGTGCTAAAGCCATTTTCTAACCCTTCTGATCGTATATTCACGAAAGTGTGACAGAcaccaagacaaaaacaaactccTCTCACCCAAGTGGCATTTCCCATGAACTCCTTTTAGAACATGAGTCTGAATGGTAGCAGGACTTTCCGGAATCTGTATAAGATTCAACAAACCTACAGCTCATCTGTGTCTTTCCATaatgcagaatcaaacacaccaCCACATTACTACACCAAGATTGGGCCACGTTGAGATACACTCAGTGGCTTTTCAGTTTTTGTGTTCCTGTTCTTGGACTGATTCTGACTCATGAAGTGAGGATGATGCAGCACCAAAAGCAAAAGTTTGCAGTTACTGAGAGCATTTTCCCTTTTCCACATTACTGAGATAAAGTGATCCTGACCGTCTTCATGTAGAGTAAATCTAAATTTATTACATTACTGATATGACTGGAGGCTTCCATCAAGTGGACAAGGAAATTAAGGTTTTCCAAAAGTACTGTTAATTTCTTGAAGAATGAAACTTTAACAGAGAAAATACTGAGTGCATCATGAAAGGCAAAGGAACACTGTGTTAATGGAATAatactgaaatgtgtgtgtgtctgtgtacataAGTATAAGGCTTCAGCGAATATCTGTGCTGGGCCATATTATTGCCAAATTTACTGAACATGTCAAATAAACGGAGTCCATACATCATTTATAACACACATTATAAGGCCCCTAGTTTTCCTCTTTGTTGGCCATTACAGTATGAACGACTCCAATGCAGCCTCACAAACCAGTGCTGTCTAACTCAAATACAATAAATCCACAAATGACAGACCAACATAAccatataaagacaaaaaaaaaaaaaaaaacagcaaaatgacATGGGACAATTATAAACATATTCATGTATTAGTGTTTAGTGCTGGAAGACCTAACCTATATAGAAGCCCACGAGCTTGAGTCAAACCCATCTATCCCATTCAGCTGGTGAAGTCCACtccgagacagacagacagacacacacacacacacacacactcactcaaaatACAACTCAAACTGAAGCTTAGAAAAGTCTCAGATTGACTCTTATTCATTGTAATGTCTTTGGGCCTTATGGGCCGATGAgacatttctgttttgtgttttgtacaGCTGAAGATAAAGTGTGCATTGAGTTGGCTTGTACATGTCATTATCCTACAGTATTTACACTTCTTCCAATGTTTTTACCATGAAATTTCTGTATTGTCTATATACACATTGAAAACATATCAGAAATATTTGGACTGTCTGTGTTCTTAAATGCAGTAattattttttcgtttttttttattttttataatttttttttttttgcattttgatatttttccttgcacactaaaaaaaatagttcttcAGCAAGTTGTTTTTGCTGCCTTTTCTAATTGGCTGATCCAGCACCTGTCAGTCACAGGATGAGGGCGGAGCCACGACGAGCCGTCTGCTAGAGTGTAGCACCACGATCAAAGAGAGAGACACATTGACACCTGATGCTGCTGTTATCTGGAGATCTTCCTCCTCTTGGGTTTGGTCAGTTTGATTTGACGATCCTGGTGAACCTGCAGATTGACAGACAACAGCTTCACTGTATTATCCCTTCATCCAATCAGAACGAGTCTGAtaagatgtttgtgtgtgtgaaactcaCAGTTCCAGACATCTTGTCCAACTCACTCATGGCCTCATGAATCGCAGCttctaaaaattcagttttcctGCCCTGCGAGAGAGAGACACGAGATGCATTAATAGCacacctttaaaaaataacagacaTCGAGCCAAACTGCTGCACAATAACACGAGTGCTCAGAAAGAAACATAAAAGAAACACAACATTAATGATTTGTACTATCTTAGTCTATGCATTATTGTTACTGACATTATTTTGTTGCTAGACAAGTCTGATTCCTGTCAACATGTCACCACAAATGGAGTTTTTCATTGACTGGGTGCTAAGAAGTTACAGCCAATAAGCGCACCTGTTACTGCGTGACGTCATCCAGCGATCGCTCTCAGAGGAGCATCAAGTGTTCTGAGGCTGAACAATAACGATTTTCCATTTATGTTAGTTCTTGAAACAATGTAAGTGCTTTGCTGCTTTTAGCTAGGAGTATATTACCATGAGATTGTTTATTCACTCAAGCAGCGGATATCATTTTGCGTGTCCAAGTTCATCTGCCGTATTGCCTTCTTAATATGTTTAATACTTAATTTATAGTTTAAGTGATGTTTGAAAGTACTAAATTTGTGgtatttaatattgtaaactgtGTGGATTGTCAGTTACACGTTGTTCTTCACATTTACCGTTCGACTTGATGCAGTAAAACATAATGACGACAACATCCTACACAAATTTCCATTGTCAGAGACTTTTGAACAAGAAATGCCCTGTGGTCTGACTGTGCTGTCAACTCTTAATTATCTTATTCAAATCTGGCACTGAATCTTGCCTCAGGTGTCCTCACCGACCCACCAGTGCAAACACAACTCCACCTGGCACTAGTGCACATACAGTTCTAATTAACCCTTTTCAACATTTGGTCCTTCCAGCCTGATTGAGTGTTTGGACCTAGGATGTCAGAGCCCCAGAGTTTAGAATAGCGGATCCAAGGTGCTCAGCCTTAACATTCCTTTTTCCAGTCCGCATATCCTTCCAAGAATTCAAAGTTTAGTATCAAGGGAAACCTCAAGTAATGGTACCTTTAacaaagaaagcacagcagccACATAGGTGAGAATATTATCAGCAGGAAGACATCACAGGGACTTGTCTGCAAGGTTCTAGAGATTACAGCTCAGAAGAGCTGAAGGTGAGCTGAGGGGGGAACACCTGATTCTTTAGAGGTAACGGGTCCACAAACAGAGCCATGGTAGCTCATTACGGACCAGTGGAGTGTGCAAGATGACTATGCCCATTCTTTACCTCTGGATCTACGCAAGACCTTGAAAGAGAGAACAGAGAGCTTCGTCAATCTCTATCAATGAAAGAGGTGATTAGACGACTGACAGAAATCCCAAAAGGTATACAAGACATGTGAACGAGGAACCAGTCAAGTAAAAAGTCATCTCCTACTTCCAAAGAGCAACATTTATCCCCAACACCTCCAGTGCCCTCACCTAAAATTATTTATAGGGAGTCAGAAGCACATACACCTAAACTAGCACATCATTATCGGACATCATAACGATGACATGCCCGCTACTGGGAAAGTATCAGCCCATGTTTCCTCAAGCTCGCCTGACCCCTACAGACATTACACAGGCCCATGGCAACCAGAGATGGACAGGTCAGCCCCTACCCCATACATGCATATGGCGCACTATTCCATCCAGTCCTACGGGTTACCGGCAAACCAACCTGGGTGGCAGATGGATGTGAACAGACGGAAGACAACCTAAAGAGGTCCTTAGCCAACTATACTGGACTTTACTTGTTGGGGCCCAAGTGAATTTGTCTGTCTTAAGTTGGCCTTGGGTAATCTGTTACCAGACGATACAACTGAGCTCTTTAAGATCCAGGTTTTAGTTGACCACTTGAAGGTAATGGAAGCCTGTCTGATGACAGATTCATTCTAGAACTCCCTTACTCCTTATTCAGACACTATGGCAGCACTCACTGAGAGGTTTGGGCGACCTCACCAACTTGCTCTAAAGGGAACAGGTGCTGTTATGGACTCTCCAGACATCCAATTTCTAGGCCAgcgcttcccaaacctgtcctggaggcccccctgccctgcaccttttgtatgtctcccttatctaatgcacctgattccactcatcagctcgttagtagagactgcaagaactacaTTGGGTGtctctgattagggagacatacaaaatgtgcagggcagggggtcctctaggacaggtttgggaaccactgctctagaaaCTTGTAGGCCTCCTTAAGACACTGGGTGCAGAAGGAGAAGTTACAGTGTGGATCCCACATGGCTCAACTTCTCACCAAACTACCTCCAGAGTTGCGGTCATACTTCAGAAGGCACATGAGTTATGAACTAGGTATCGTGTACACACTTCTTGACTTTGCTAAGTGGCGGCTCAAGATTGAATTATGGTGCCAAGATCCTGAAAGCATTGGAGGAGACA
This region includes:
- the sowahcb gene encoding sosondowah ankyrin repeat domain family Cb gives rise to the protein MATECNKEAVLYFIKERGGRVKTVDLTDHFRATIHKDPALNPVAKEAFKRYVDSVAYVKEENGEKYVCLKKKFRKSTGSIEKSDGNSPADDLKSRGENVVETRNHVSSEGKSGGKEGMLPGSGYETGKAGGAQSQPDISVTFPQGVNSRTDSELMGNSSSGTAEDKPALSMKISQPQAAEKGPRPEISVRDSDGTVCSSACLQRNETHTGEVKDESKEETGKENRPQRVRTRQSNKWTEEDQPDSPNNSRKHLVEALISSSPQVRRSVYLSGRCKDCPRGDSDYEAAAVTLEPLEHEWMMCASDGHWESLHRLLARDPSLLTRKDFVTGFTCLHWAAKLGKHELIVMLVNFAKEHHVTVNINARSSAGYTPLHLAAMHDHLEVVKLLVGAFDADVEARDFNGRKACQYLKSDIAQNILDIVGACVESDADNMDVGDASRWRLSRVIQSNFRPLKTQYHNSSEEDGSGLTKQKSLRRKSSFTKMKPSLNKIRMRSQIVHSTSLLDRFEKDTTEESPNLLRPKSNLFG